The Primulina huaijiensis isolate GDHJ02 unplaced genomic scaffold, ASM1229523v2 scaffold42963, whole genome shotgun sequence genome contains the following window.
ttttttgtgatgactaattttaattttgtttttaatataagTGCACATATTgatatttatctttaaaataattagtttagaaaatttaaattgtatttaaaaacaatcgaaaaatatttaaattaatcattcGAAACTATTAATAGTTTGGTTTGATTTGGAACTTTCTAAAACCTATAGTATTGATTTGATTCAAGTTTTTATCATCAATTTTATCAATCCGTTTTTACTCACCTCCGCTTCGGATCCTTAATCACCAAAATTTTTACTTCTGGTTTGTCGAACTATAATCATTgagtgaatttttttattttgaatcaaCAAATGCAAAAACACATTATTTTCATGATGACAATGAAAGAAACAAAATGTTAGTGTTTGCAGATCTGTTCAAAGGTATTGGAATGTTTCTTTCTGTGTTCTCAAGTTTGAACAATGTGTAGGATAAACATACAAGGGTGGATACTTGATGGTGGATGAGCTTTTTCAACTTTCTTGATTTTTGTGTGTCGAACCATAATCAATCGGCTGAAGTAATTTTGCCGGTAAAAGGGTTAACTAAACTGTTCGAGGGAATGGCGAAAAGATAATTTTTCTCATCAATGAACAAAAAATTTGCTGGGAACTTTAGATATTTGGTGGCGAATTGTTGTCAACTTCTTGACCTAAAAAGAGTAATCTTTCTTTATAGAAGTTTGTTGATTAGGCGGCTGTCATCAGCAACAACAAACACAGAGTGATTAAAAGTTTAAATACTGCCAAATGTGGATTAGCTGCATGTTAGTAAGGAAAAATGAAATCTGGGAAATTCATTTATTCTTAAGCTTAGGGAAGCGTACACTTTTCAACGCAGTCTCTCATAAGTTACATACAGCTCTTCTTAAACAAATGTTATTATTTACTTTGTTTCTGATATGATTTCCAACTCTGGTTGATAACGTCTTCCGGATACTCTCGTAGCAGAGTTTGTGTCGTTTGTGACTGGAAATGGATTTGGTGGCACAGTGAGATTGTCTCCATCTCGTTCCAGCATTTGCACTACTGCTTTCATGGACGGACGATCTGCTGGATACCATTGAATACACCAGATTCCAACGATTGTAAGCTTCCTTGCTATCTTAGTTTCATCACCTTCTTCCTCGATATGCATTAATATTTCATCTCCTTGATTTAAATGATTATAAATCCATTGAGGAAAGTACACTTGACTATTATTTACCGAATTATCTACATTCTTCCTCCCTCCAACCATTTCAAGCAACAGCATTCCAAAGCTATAAACATCTGACTTGTAGGATACTTTGCCAAATGTCCTTGACAACATCTCAGGTGCTATGTATCCCATTGTTCCCCTCGCAGCTGTCATTGATACGGCACTTTGTTCCTTGGAACACAGCTTAGCGAGGCCAAAATCACAGATCTTTGGGTGGAAATTATGGTCTAACAAGATGTTATGTGGCTTGATATCAAAGTGGAGGATCTGTTTCTCACATCCCTCATGAAGATATTCGATCCCTTTGGCTATCCCTAGAGCTATATCATGAAGCCTTGTCGGACCCAGGGAATTTTTCTTCCGGCCCTCTTGAAAGATGAACCTCTCAAGTGATTCGTTTGGTAGAAATTCATAAATGAGAGCTCGTTTAAATCCATCAGCACAAAAGCCCACCAGGCGGACAACATTGACGTGATGAATTTTTCCAATCGTAGCAACTTCATTTATGAATTCCTCACCATTTCCCTGAAAATTATGGAGGACCTTTACTGCAACATAAATGTCATTGGACAGTATTCCTTTATAAACAATACCGTAACTTCCCTGACCCAATTTTTCACTAAACTCATTGGTCATCTTCCTTACATCAGTGTAAGAGAATCTAGTAGGTTTAAGAGCTCTATAATCttccaaaaaaatttcaatcttcTCTTGATATTTTTTGTCTGCTCTGGTTGAGCTGTAAAGAAGGTAGAGAGCTGCTAGAATTAACGCAGAAAGACAGGAACCCAAGGTTGCACCTAAGGAATATAAGTAAAAACAATTTAGTACATATATCTTTACAAACATCCGGGAAAGTACTTTTTTTTACCTGCAAGCCTCGCTGTGTTTGATCGATCTGCATAAGATAAAAGCGTAAACGCTTGagaaatttgtttttcattggGGATAAAACAATCAAGGCAAAAGTAGATTGTGTAATATCCCTATATTTATATCTGCTTGAATTGAATGGCAAGATAGTTTAAAAACTCAGCAACTCTCTTAAATAGTGACCTGCGTTCAATAGCTCCTTTCGATTTACATGTAGAAAACAGAAGAGGAAGTACTGTATTCTTGTTCTGATGAGAGCACAAGGAATCTGTGCTCTCGTTTGCAGTTTACAGCTGGAAAAAATGGTTGAGTAAAAAAATACCTTGCTTTATATATGGTTTGTCAACACACCTAAGCTGAATGCCTCTTGTATAATTTTTGAAGCTGCACAATCTTCCTTGAGATTCACACTGGCCACATGCTGGTTTAGACCAATTCAACGTGAGGTCTTGTTCATATATCATGTGCCGTGGAACGGATGAAATTTTATGAAGCTTGGTGCatgaaatcaataaataaacatCCTGAAATATAGAAGAGTCGATTGGAACAGCGAAGGCTTGGTTTTTGGAATCACTATAACAAGGAATGTTGTCTATAAAAGGACTAGGCGGAGAAGAACAATTTAACAGTATATAGTCAACTAAGCTGTAGTAATTCGGGAATTGGAATGGGGAGGCGGATAGATTTTGTATCTTTTGAAGAAGACATCTTTCTGGATCATAAATACTAACTGTTTGAAATACATAATCAATTTCATGAACCATAACCTTTGCTGAGAAAGGCAGTTCAAGCACTGTCTCCTTTTTCTCCTCGTCGCAATATAAATCAAAAGCAGGGCTATAACCACAATGTTGTGGCTGTAGATATTTGTGTCTGAAGGGAAACTGAAT
Protein-coding sequences here:
- the LOC140969885 gene encoding rust resistance kinase Lr10-like, with amino-acid sequence MPTFSVFIFLVSFFPFFGAGTDECLPTRCRKDGPQIQFPFRHKYLQPQHCGYSPAFDLYCDEEKKETVLELPFSAKVMVHEIDYVFQTVSIYDPERCLLQKIQNLSASPFQFPNYYSLVDYILLNCSSPPSPFIDNIPCYSDSKNQAFAVPIDSSIFQDVYLLISCTKLHKISSVPRHMIYEQDLTLNWSKPACGQCESQGRLCSFKNYTRGIQLRCVDKPYIKQDRSNTARLAGATLGSCLSALILAALYLLYSSTRADKKYQEKIEIFLEDYRALKPTRFSYTDVRKMTNEFSEKLGQGSYGIVYKGILSNDIYVAVKVLHNFQGNGEEFINEVATIGKIHHVNVVRLVGFCADGFKRALIYEFLPNESLERFIFQEGRKKNSLGPTRLHDIALGIAKGIEYLHEGCEKQILHFDIKPHNILLDHNFHPKICDFGLAKLCSKEQSAVSMTAARGTMGYIAPEMLSRTFGKVSYKSDVYSFGMLLLEMVGGRKNVDNSVNNSQVYFPQWIYNHLNQGDEILMHIEEEGDETKIARKLTIVGIWCIQWYPADRPSMKAVVQMLERDGDNLTVPPNPFPVTNDTNSATRVSGRRYQPELEIISETK